One genomic window of Punica granatum isolate Tunisia-2019 chromosome 1, ASM765513v2, whole genome shotgun sequence includes the following:
- the LOC116187610 gene encoding protein GRAVITROPIC IN THE LIGHT 1-like — MDTVRQSSVTPSSKSKLARTFAKVLHIRVATGVAPVDGIKKVKPQLKVKEDQLKSDLNKSNNHSLSFEENEVDELIRKREALEALLAKIFASLSTVKANYAQLQFSQSPYDADGIQSADQLIVSELKNLSELKQCFVKNQLDMPPETTLLMAEIQEQKSLLKTYEIMGKKMEFQFKLKDSEITFLKEKLEELNRENRSLEKSLNQSGPLSVLNNLHLSGLGPTHFVTVLRHTMKSMRSFVRLLIDEMKSADWDIDAAASAIEPRVTYSRADHKCFAFESYACREMFEAFQFPNFSLPNESLPEKSRRKQLFFDRFVELKSLKPKEYLTMKPRSAFAKFCRVKYLKLIHPKMESAFFGNLNQRNLVNSGGFPETTFFAMFAEVAKRVWLLHCLAFSFEPEAAIFQVARGCRFSEVYMETVAEEVIENGSDYDPRVAFTVVPGFKIGRAVIQCQVYLVNSRLR; from the coding sequence ATGGATACTGTTAGGCAATCTTCAGTCACCCCATCGTCGAAGAGCAAGTTGGCACGAACCTTTGCCAAAGTCCTTCATATTCGGGTTGCTACCGGGGTTGCACCAGTAGATGGGATCAAGAAAGTCAAGCCCCAGTTGAAAGTCAAAGAAGATCAGCTCAAGAGTGATCTAAATAAAAGCAATAATCATTCTCTATCCTTCGAGGAGAATGAGGTAGATGAGCTGATTCGAAAGAGGGAGGCTTTAGAGGCTCTTCTCGCTAAGATATTTGCCAGCCTTTCGACTGTGAAGGCAAACTATGCGCAGTTACAGTTTTCTCAGTCTCCTTATGATGCTGATGGGATTCAATCGGCAGATCAGTTGATTGTCTCGGAGCTGAAGAATCTCTCTGAACTGAAGCAATGTTTCGTGAAGAACCAGTTGGATATGCCTCCCGAGACAACTCTTTTAATGGCCGAAATTCAAGAGCAGAAGAGCCTCTTGAAGACATACGAGATCATGGGTAAGAAGATGGAGTTTCAGTTTAAGCTGAAGGACTCTGAGATCACGTTCTTGAAGGAGAAGCTCGAGGAGTTGAACAGGGAGAATAGGTCCCTAGAGAAGAGCTTGAACCAGAGCGGGCCACTTTCGGTGCTCAATAACCTGCACCTATCTGGTCTGGGCCCCACACACTTCGTGACAGTGCTCCGCCACACCATGAAGTCTATGCGGAGCTTCGTGAGATTATTGATTGATGAGATGAAATCGGCTGATTGGGATATCGATGCTGCGGCCTCTGCAATTGAGCCCAGAGTCACTTACTCGAGGGCAGACCACAAGTGCTTCGCCTTTGAATCATATGCCTGCAGGGAAATGTTCGAAGCATTTCAGTTCCCCAACTTCAGTTTGCCAAATGAGTCCTTGCCGGAGAAATCGAGACGGAAACAACTCTTCTTCGATCGGTTCGTGGAGCTCAAGTCATTGAAGCCCAAGGAATACCTGACCATGAAGCCCAGATCGGCTTTTGCGAAATTCTGTCGGGTTAAGTACTTAAAGCTCATCCACCCGAAGATGGAGTCGGCGTTCTTCGGGAACCTAAACCAGAGGAACCTCGTGAACTCAGGGGGCTTCCCCGAGACAACATTCTTCGCAATGTTTGCTGAGGTTGCGAAGCGGGTGTGGCTCCTGCACTGCCTAGCCTTCTCATTCGAGCCCGAGGCAGCGATCTTTCAGGTAGCCAGGGGGTGTCGGTTCTCCGAAGTGTACATGGAGACCGTGGCAGAGGAAGTCATAGAGAACGGGTCCGACTATGACCCGAGGGTGGCTTTCACAGTCGTACCTGGGTTCAAGATCGGGAGGGCCGTGATCCAATGCCAGGTTTATTTGGTAAACTCCAGGTTGAGGTGA
- the LOC116192882 gene encoding uncharacterized protein LOC116192882 isoform X2: protein MRNSLIFLSLAALLVFYSLRYQADAAPAGPLIKHLSSLLKWTRPVSRSPQSDGDVLQFENGYLVETVVEGNEIGVIPYKIRVSDDGELFAVDEVNSNIVKITPPLSQYSRARLVAGSFQGYSGHVDGKPSEARFNHPRGVTMDDKGNVYVADTLNLAIRKIGDSGVTTIAGGKSNVAGYRDGPSEDAQFSSDFDVIYVRPTCSLLVVDRGNAALRQISLDQEDCDYQYSSISSTDVLMVIGAVLVGYSACMLHQGYGPFSFLRRKRKSKRPKDFPEPTKPLSPSVEVKEQSPQEEKQIPVVENVKNEEPGWPSFGQLILDLSKLAVEALGGVLLYFVPSRLKPNGSRTGLEPLKDTLRMPEDEPEPEQTRKQRAPVPLSETRQAHPPPPTVDHKIHNQSEPAAKAVKFKSTSFRDPSVKHRKQQEYAEFYGLGELPPPPYAKSKSHKERTRHRQREKSAEAVEQKQSGEMKGADYENHPKFEHYNIRGKYGSSDSFRF, encoded by the exons ATGAGGAACTCCCTCATCTTCCTTTCTCTCGCAGCTCTTCTCGTTTTTTACAGCCTCAGGTATCAGGCGGATGCAGCCCCTGCAG GGCCATTGATAAAACACCTATCTTCTCTTCTTAAGTGGACGAGGCCCGTCTCTAGATCTCCCCAGTCAG ATGGGGACGTTCTTCAATTTGAGAATGGATACTTAGTCGAAACTGTCGTGGAAGGGAATGAGATTGGTGTAATTCCCTATAAAATTCGCGTCTCGGATGACGGTGAACTCTTTGCCGTTGACGAAGTCAACAGCAACATCGTTAAGATCACACCCCCTTTGTCCCAGT ATAGCAGAGCGAGATTGGTCGCTGGTTCATTTCAGGGTTACTCAGGACATGTTGACGGAAAGCCTAGTGAGGCTCGTTTTAATCATCCTAGAGGTGTTACTATGGATGATAAAGGGAACGTGTATGTTGCTGATACCTTGAATCTCGCCATCAGGAAAATCGGGGACTCAG GTGTGACAACTATTGCTGGAGGAAAATCAAATGTTGCTGGCTACAGGGATGGACCAAGTGAAGATGCACAATTTTCCAGCGACTTTGACGTCATATATGTTAGGCCCACATGTTCTCTGTTAGTTGTCGATAGAGGGAATGCTGCTCTTCGACAGATCTCTCTCGATCAAGAAGACTGCGATTATCAGTACAGTTCGATCTCTTCTACAG ATGTCCTTATGGTTATTGGAGCGGTGCTGGTAGGATACTCTGCGTGCATGCTACACCAGGGATACGGGCCTTTTTCCTTCTTAAGAAGG aaaagaaaaagcaaacgTCCGAAAGATTTTCCCGAACCAACCAAG CCTCTGTCTCCATCTGTTGAAGTCAAAGAACAGTCTCCTCAGGAGGAAAAGCAAATCCCAGTAGTGGAGAACGTGAAAAATGAAGAGCCGGGTTGGCCTTCTTTCGGACAGCTTATTCTCGACCTTTCCAAGCTAGCTGTTGAAGCCCTGGGCGGAGTACTACTTTACTTTGTACCCTCACGCCTAAAACCCAATGGCTCGAGGACGGGCCTCGAACCACTGAAGGACACCCTGCGAATGCCTGAAGATGAGCCTGAACCTGAACAGACTCGGAAGCAGAGAGCTCCAGTCCCACTCTCAGAAACCCGACAAGcgcatcctcctcctcccacGGTTGATCATAAGATCCATAACCAATCAGAACCTGCAGCCAAGGCTGTGAAGTTCAAATCAACCAGCTTCAGGGACCCTTCAGTCAAGCACCGAAAGCAGCAGGAATACGCGGAGTTCTATGGATTGGGAGAGTTGCCTCCTCCTCCTTATGCGAAGTCGAAGAGCCACAAAGAGAGGACCAGGCATCGCCAACGGGAGAAGAGCGCAGAGGCTGTGGAGCAAAAGCAATCAGGTGAGATGAAGGGTGCTGACTATGAGAACCACCCAAAGTTCGAGCATTACAACATCAGAGGCAAGTATGGTTCCAGTGACTCGTTTCGGTTTTGA
- the LOC116192882 gene encoding uncharacterized protein LOC116192882 isoform X3 — MRNSLIFLSLAALLVFYSLRYQADAAPAGPLIKHLSSLLKWTRPVSRSPQSDGDVLQFENGYLVETVVEGNEIGVIPYKIRVSDDGELFAVDEVNSNIVKITPPLSQYSRARLVAGSFQGYSGHVDGKPSEARFNHPRGVTMDDKGNVYVADTLNLAIRKIGDSGVTTIAGGKSNVAGYRDGPSEDAQFSSDFDVIYVRPTCSLLVVDRGNAALRQISLDQEDCDYQYSSISSTDVLMVIGAVLVGYSACMLHQGYGPFSFLRRPLSPSVEVKEQSPQEEKQIPVVENVKNEEPGWPSFGQLILDLSKLAVEALGGVLLYFVPSRLKPNGSRTGLEPLKDTLRMPEDEPEPEQTRKQRAPVPLSETRQAHPPPPTVDHKIHNQSEPAAKAVKFKSTSFRDPSVKHRKQQEYAEFYGLGELPPPPYAKSKSHKERTRHRQREKSAEAVEQKQSGEMKGADYENHPKFEHYNIRGKYGSSDSFRF, encoded by the exons ATGAGGAACTCCCTCATCTTCCTTTCTCTCGCAGCTCTTCTCGTTTTTTACAGCCTCAGGTATCAGGCGGATGCAGCCCCTGCAG GGCCATTGATAAAACACCTATCTTCTCTTCTTAAGTGGACGAGGCCCGTCTCTAGATCTCCCCAGTCAG ATGGGGACGTTCTTCAATTTGAGAATGGATACTTAGTCGAAACTGTCGTGGAAGGGAATGAGATTGGTGTAATTCCCTATAAAATTCGCGTCTCGGATGACGGTGAACTCTTTGCCGTTGACGAAGTCAACAGCAACATCGTTAAGATCACACCCCCTTTGTCCCAGT ATAGCAGAGCGAGATTGGTCGCTGGTTCATTTCAGGGTTACTCAGGACATGTTGACGGAAAGCCTAGTGAGGCTCGTTTTAATCATCCTAGAGGTGTTACTATGGATGATAAAGGGAACGTGTATGTTGCTGATACCTTGAATCTCGCCATCAGGAAAATCGGGGACTCAG GTGTGACAACTATTGCTGGAGGAAAATCAAATGTTGCTGGCTACAGGGATGGACCAAGTGAAGATGCACAATTTTCCAGCGACTTTGACGTCATATATGTTAGGCCCACATGTTCTCTGTTAGTTGTCGATAGAGGGAATGCTGCTCTTCGACAGATCTCTCTCGATCAAGAAGACTGCGATTATCAGTACAGTTCGATCTCTTCTACAG ATGTCCTTATGGTTATTGGAGCGGTGCTGGTAGGATACTCTGCGTGCATGCTACACCAGGGATACGGGCCTTTTTCCTTCTTAAGAAGG CCTCTGTCTCCATCTGTTGAAGTCAAAGAACAGTCTCCTCAGGAGGAAAAGCAAATCCCAGTAGTGGAGAACGTGAAAAATGAAGAGCCGGGTTGGCCTTCTTTCGGACAGCTTATTCTCGACCTTTCCAAGCTAGCTGTTGAAGCCCTGGGCGGAGTACTACTTTACTTTGTACCCTCACGCCTAAAACCCAATGGCTCGAGGACGGGCCTCGAACCACTGAAGGACACCCTGCGAATGCCTGAAGATGAGCCTGAACCTGAACAGACTCGGAAGCAGAGAGCTCCAGTCCCACTCTCAGAAACCCGACAAGcgcatcctcctcctcccacGGTTGATCATAAGATCCATAACCAATCAGAACCTGCAGCCAAGGCTGTGAAGTTCAAATCAACCAGCTTCAGGGACCCTTCAGTCAAGCACCGAAAGCAGCAGGAATACGCGGAGTTCTATGGATTGGGAGAGTTGCCTCCTCCTCCTTATGCGAAGTCGAAGAGCCACAAAGAGAGGACCAGGCATCGCCAACGGGAGAAGAGCGCAGAGGCTGTGGAGCAAAAGCAATCAGGTGAGATGAAGGGTGCTGACTATGAGAACCACCCAAAGTTCGAGCATTACAACATCAGAGGCAAGTATGGTTCCAGTGACTCGTTTCGGTTTTGA
- the LOC116192882 gene encoding uncharacterized protein LOC116192882 isoform X1: protein MRNSLIFLSLAALLVFYSLRYQADAAPAGPLIKHLSSLLKWTRPVSRSPQSDGDVLQFENGYLVETVVEGNEIGVIPYKIRVSDDGELFAVDEVNSNIVKITPPLSQYSRARLVAGSFQGYSGHVDGKPSEARFNHPRGVTMDDKGNVYVADTLNLAIRKIGDSGVTTIAGGKSNVAGYRDGPSEDAQFSSDFDVIYVRPTCSLLVVDRGNAALRQISLDQEDCDYQYSSISSTDVLMVIGAVLVGYSACMLHQGYGPFSFLRRKRKSKRPKDFPEPTKFSLSSILQPLSPSVEVKEQSPQEEKQIPVVENVKNEEPGWPSFGQLILDLSKLAVEALGGVLLYFVPSRLKPNGSRTGLEPLKDTLRMPEDEPEPEQTRKQRAPVPLSETRQAHPPPPTVDHKIHNQSEPAAKAVKFKSTSFRDPSVKHRKQQEYAEFYGLGELPPPPYAKSKSHKERTRHRQREKSAEAVEQKQSGEMKGADYENHPKFEHYNIRGKYGSSDSFRF from the exons ATGAGGAACTCCCTCATCTTCCTTTCTCTCGCAGCTCTTCTCGTTTTTTACAGCCTCAGGTATCAGGCGGATGCAGCCCCTGCAG GGCCATTGATAAAACACCTATCTTCTCTTCTTAAGTGGACGAGGCCCGTCTCTAGATCTCCCCAGTCAG ATGGGGACGTTCTTCAATTTGAGAATGGATACTTAGTCGAAACTGTCGTGGAAGGGAATGAGATTGGTGTAATTCCCTATAAAATTCGCGTCTCGGATGACGGTGAACTCTTTGCCGTTGACGAAGTCAACAGCAACATCGTTAAGATCACACCCCCTTTGTCCCAGT ATAGCAGAGCGAGATTGGTCGCTGGTTCATTTCAGGGTTACTCAGGACATGTTGACGGAAAGCCTAGTGAGGCTCGTTTTAATCATCCTAGAGGTGTTACTATGGATGATAAAGGGAACGTGTATGTTGCTGATACCTTGAATCTCGCCATCAGGAAAATCGGGGACTCAG GTGTGACAACTATTGCTGGAGGAAAATCAAATGTTGCTGGCTACAGGGATGGACCAAGTGAAGATGCACAATTTTCCAGCGACTTTGACGTCATATATGTTAGGCCCACATGTTCTCTGTTAGTTGTCGATAGAGGGAATGCTGCTCTTCGACAGATCTCTCTCGATCAAGAAGACTGCGATTATCAGTACAGTTCGATCTCTTCTACAG ATGTCCTTATGGTTATTGGAGCGGTGCTGGTAGGATACTCTGCGTGCATGCTACACCAGGGATACGGGCCTTTTTCCTTCTTAAGAAGG aaaagaaaaagcaaacgTCCGAAAGATTTTCCCGAACCAACCAAG TTTTCTTTGTCTTCAATTTTGCAGCCTCTGTCTCCATCTGTTGAAGTCAAAGAACAGTCTCCTCAGGAGGAAAAGCAAATCCCAGTAGTGGAGAACGTGAAAAATGAAGAGCCGGGTTGGCCTTCTTTCGGACAGCTTATTCTCGACCTTTCCAAGCTAGCTGTTGAAGCCCTGGGCGGAGTACTACTTTACTTTGTACCCTCACGCCTAAAACCCAATGGCTCGAGGACGGGCCTCGAACCACTGAAGGACACCCTGCGAATGCCTGAAGATGAGCCTGAACCTGAACAGACTCGGAAGCAGAGAGCTCCAGTCCCACTCTCAGAAACCCGACAAGcgcatcctcctcctcccacGGTTGATCATAAGATCCATAACCAATCAGAACCTGCAGCCAAGGCTGTGAAGTTCAAATCAACCAGCTTCAGGGACCCTTCAGTCAAGCACCGAAAGCAGCAGGAATACGCGGAGTTCTATGGATTGGGAGAGTTGCCTCCTCCTCCTTATGCGAAGTCGAAGAGCCACAAAGAGAGGACCAGGCATCGCCAACGGGAGAAGAGCGCAGAGGCTGTGGAGCAAAAGCAATCAGGTGAGATGAAGGGTGCTGACTATGAGAACCACCCAAAGTTCGAGCATTACAACATCAGAGGCAAGTATGGTTCCAGTGACTCGTTTCGGTTTTGA